CTGCAAAGTATCTGCTGAGCGATTTTGAACCAAAGGATACTGATGAAGATGGCGTGCCGGACAGTGTCGAGCTTTCTGTAGGGACAGAAATAAATGATCCGGACAGTGATAATGATGGTGCAACAGATCTGGAAGAAATCGGCTATGGCGGTGAGCGGTTAGCTTATGAACCTGAGCAGGATTCTAACCCACTTGAAAAGGATACAGATGAAGACCAAATGGCTGATGGATATGAAATCAGATATGGCTTGAACCCGCTGGTTGATGACACAGAAGGAGACATAGACGTAGATGGATTGACGAATATTGAAGAATATCAACTTCATACAAGACCTGATAAGATCGATACAGATGATGATGGTAGAAATGACAAATGGGAAACGGACAATGGAGCAGATCCGCTGGTATTTGAAGAATATAGCATTATTGAATGTGATATAAATTTGGATGGTAAAGTTGATATCACTGACCTAACTATTCTGATGGAAGAATGGCTCTGCGAATCGGAAGAGTCTATTTCAGATGTGGCTCCTGAAAACGGAGACGGACAAGTTAATATTCTCGATTTCGCCAGTTTTGCAAATTATTGGTAATTAGAAATTCAGAGGAATAGCCCATTAAAAACGCGATAACAGCTTATTTTACACTGCGAAGGAAACTTTAAGCTCGGCCTAAAAAAAGTAAGCTCCCCGAGTGTGGGGAGCTTTTTGTACATATAGCTGCGGTTTTAGCCGACAAGCTTTTTCATATCTTCTTCCACGGTGCTGATTGGTGAGATGTCGAATTTCTCCACGAGCACGTTCGCCACGTTCTCGGAGAGGAATGCCGGCAGGGTTGGGCCGAGGTGTATGTTCTTCACGCCCAGCGCCAGCAGAGCCAGCAGCACTGTAACCGCCTTCTGCTCATACCATGCTACGTTGTACACGATCGGCAGGTCGTTGATGTCTTCTAGCTCGAACACTTCCTTGAGCTTCAGGGCGATCAGGGCGAGTGAGTAGCTGTCGTTGCACTGCCCTGCATCGAGAACGCGCGGTATTCCGCCGATATCGCCGAGGTCGAGTTTGTTGTAGCGGTATTTAGCGCAGCCGGCAGTGAGGATTATCGTATCGCTTGGGAGCTGCTTTGCGAATTCGGTATAGTAGTTTCTTGTATCGTGCCTGCCGTCGCAGCCTGCCATCACTACAAACTTTCTCACAGCGCCTGATTTAACCGCATCTACAACTTTATCTGCAAGCTGCATTACCTGATTATGAGCGAATCCTCCCACAAGCTTGCCGGTTTCGAGCTCTTTCGGGGGCCCGCACTGCTTGGCCATCTCAATAATCTTGGAGAAGTCTTTGCTTCCGCCTTCCGGTCTGTCTGGAATATGCTTCATCCCGGGGAACGCCACAACGCTCGTTGTAAACACCTTGTCTTTGTATGAGTCTTTCGGAGGGACAAGGCAGTTTGTTGTCATAAGTATCGGGCCGTTGAACGCCTCGAATTCGCTGTCCTGAGCCCACCATGAATTACCGTAGTTGCCGATGAAATGGTCGAATTTCTTGAAGGCGGGGTAGTAGTTGGCTGGGAGCATCTCGCCGTGGGTGTAAACATCCACGCCGGTGTTCTCGGTCTGCTCAAGCAGCTCCTGCATATCCTTCATATCGTGGCCTGAGATCAGAATTCCCGGTCTCTGGCCTACTCCAAGATTCACTTCAGAGATCTCAGGGCTGCCGTAAGTTTCGGTATGCGCCTTATCAAGCAATGCCATCACTGAAACGGCATTATTCCCAGCCGCCAGAACCATACTGGTGAGCTCATCAGCAGAGATGTCTTTAGTTGTAGCGGCCAGAGCTTTGATCATAAATTCATTCACTGCCGGGTCTGAGTATCCCAGCACAGCCGCATGGTCTGCGTAGGCAGCAATACCCTTCACGCCGTAGGTGAGCAGTTCACGCAGAGAACGCACATCTTCATTCTCCGTGTTCAAAACGCCGACCTTATCGGCCTTGTCGCGGAATTCATCCTCGCTGCCGCAGTTCCAAGTAAGCACGTCTGAAGAGCCGCAGTCGAGGCCGGCTTCGCTGATGATTCTGTCTCTCAGGGCTAACCCCTTCTTTACTGTTTCGAGGATCCTCTCGTCATCGAAACTCACGTTTGTAACAGTGGTGAAAAGGGCCTTTCGTACAAAATCAACCACTTCTTCATCATAGCGGCCTGCCTTTTCCGCTGCAACTGAAACGCCTTTAACCGTATAGATAAGCAGATCCTGCATATCCGCGGTAGGCCCCTTTTTGCCGCACATTCCGTTCCTGTTACAGCCCTTGTTTCCGAGGGCTTCCTGACATTGATAACAAAACATAATGCAATCCTTTCAAATATAACTGAAATTTATATGAGCTTGTAATTTTCAGCCCCTGAGATCACAGGATTCTGGTTGCGCTTGTTGGGGCGGGGGCTTTTATAACGAGTATTCGCAGTTTTCCTTCGGTGTTGTTTATCCAGCGGTGCGGTATGTTTTTGGGGCTTTCTATAAGATCATCCTTTTCTGTCTGAAAGCTTTCTTCGCCTATCTCCACTAAACCATTGCCTTCCAGTACATAAAATGCTACGTCAACTGGCGTTATGTGTTTTCGAAGAGACTCTCCTTCCTCAAGGGTGAGCTGTATTATCTGGGCTGTGGTTTTATCATAAAGTTTTTGAGCCTTAACATTGTGCGGGTTTTCGGTGAGCGGAGTATCTTTTGTTTTTGTAATTATCATTTTCAGTCCTTTAATTTTCTATCACAAGTTCGGCAAGATCTTCCATCGATACATCTCTAAGGCTTGCCTCAATTGTTTGCTGGAGCGAATTTAGCTTTGCTGTCATGGGACAGCTCCCCTGCCTCGGGCATTTATCCTTCCCGAGAACGCATCTGTTCAGCGTAATCTGCCCCTGAACAGCAGCCACAACCTCAAGCATCGCAATCTCGGAAGGCGGCTTGGCCAGCTCAAAGCCGCCTTTTGCTCCCATAGTGCTCTTCACAAATCCCGCACGCTTGAGAGTTTGAAGCAGTTTGCTTGTTAGCTGGCCGGAAACCTCTTCCTCTTGAGAAAGCTGACGGGAGGTTTTAGACCCTTTCATATAATTTGAGGCCAGGTTTACCATTATCCTGAGAGCGTAGTCTGTGTTTCTTCTTATTACATCCATATCTTCTTCCCTTAATATATAATACTATTTTAGTCCTACTTTGGCAAATGTTCAAGGAAAAAATGAAAAAAAATTGAAAAAGATTTGCCCCGCTTAAAATCAGCTAAAATTCACTGCTCTTAAGTGGATTCTAACTGCCTTATAGACTGTCCTTGGGGCAAGGGGTAATCATTTTCCGTGCTCTTCATAAATTTCTCGAAAGCACACAAAACCATTCCAGAGGCAATGTGCAAATTCGGGTAAGTTTTTAAGGAGCTTCTTTAATCAATTAGTAATTATTCTTTCCCTGCAAATACCTTGCGTTTTAGAAGTCAGACTTCTATTTTGCAAGGTTCTTTTGGTAATTATGGCCTTATCAAAGAGGTGTGGGATGTATTTTTTAAAAAAATTGTAATTTTCCGCTTTTGAAAAACATACATTAATGAAAGAATATTAATCTAAAATAAAAGGGAAAAATATGCGCAAAGCAAATTTTATCGTATTGTCTTTGATTTTTGTATCTGCATCTTTAGGTTCTCAGCTTTGGGAAAATCCTCAGATAACGCAGATTAACCGCGAGCCGGCAAGGGCATTTTCTTATCAGTATGAAGATATTGATTCCGCCAGTTCGCTTGAGAGCAGTAAGGCTGTTAAGAAATCCTTAAACGGCTCTTGGAAATTTAAATGGACAAAACTCCCGGAGCAAAGCCCGAAGCGTTTCTACAGCCAAGGTTACGATGTTTCCGGGTGGGATGATATTGAAGTTCCTTCTAACTGGCAGATGAAGGGCTGGGGCAATCCGATATACCGGAATAACCGCTATCTCTCATTCGACAGCGAGGCCTTTCCCGCTGTTGAAACTCCTTACGGCAATCCAACAGGCTGCTATAGACGCACTTTTACCATTCCGCAAAGCTGGCAGGGCAGGCAGATTTTCGTTCATTTCGATGGCGTGGAGTCGGCCTTTGAGCTTTGGATAAACGGTGAGTTCGCAGGGTATTCGCAAGACAGCAAACTGCCAGCAGAATTCAATCTCACTGAACACATCAAAGACGGGGAGAATACAATCGCCCTCAGAGTATTTAGATGGTGCGATGGAAGCTGGCTCGAAGATCAGGACGGTTTCAATTTAAGCGGGATATACCGTGATGTATGGCTTTTTTCAATGCCTGAAACGGCTGTCTGGGACTACTTTGCCTCTGCAAAGCTCGATAAAAATCACAAAGATGCTGAATTCTCGATTGAAGCTAAAGTTCGGAATTTCTCTGATGAAAGCATAAAGGGGCTGGTTGTTGAATGCCGAATTGCCGGCAAAACGCTCAGAGAGGAAGTTCCGGTAATTTCTGGGCTTGATTCCCGCAAGGTAGTGCTTGCAGCTCCAATTGAAAACCCTGACAAGTGGACAGCAGAAAGCCCTAACCTTTACCCGCTTACGGTTGCTTTGAATAAAAACGGAAAGACAATTCAGACAGCCTCTACAGAATTCGGTTTCCGCGAGATTGAAATCAAAGGTGAGGTTTTCCTTGTAAATGGCAGGCCGGTAAAGCTGAAAGGGGTAAACCGCGTTGAGCACGATCCGGTAAACGGCCATTACATCACCGAAGAGAGGCTGAAAAGGGAGCTCAGCCTAATGAAAAAGTACAATATAAACTGCGTTAGAACGGCTCATTTTCCGTCAAATTCGGAGTTTTACAGTCTCTGCAATCGATATGGGCTGTACGTGATTGATGAGGCAAATGTTGAGAGCTTCGGACACGGGATTGTTACGAGCCCTGTCTGGAAAAACGCTCACGAAAAAAGAATGCGTCGAATGATACAGCGGGACAAGAATCATCCAAGCGTGATAAACTGGTCTGTTGGGAACGAGGCAAGCAACGGCCCGAATATGACGGCGATGCATTATATTGCAAAGCAGATGGACAGCACAAGACACACCTCCTACCATTTCAATACTGAGCCTAAAGTGTATGATATTATCGCAGGCGGAAATGAAAATGGGGGAAGGGGAAGATACTACGACAACAAAACCTTCCGACAAATCGGAGAAGCTGATATGGGCAAGCCCTATATCCGAACCGAAGGTGCTCATGGAATGGGCAATGCTATGGGCGGGCTGAAAGAAACAGTGAAAATTATGGAGCAGTACCCGGGAATAGCAGGTTTCTGTATATGGGACTGGGTAGATCAGGCGATTCTAACCGAAACAGAAGACGGGCGGAAGTATTACGGCTTCGGCGGAGATTTCGGCGAGGTGCAGCACAGCGCAAACTTTTGTCTCAACGGGATTGTGCTTGCAGACCTCTCGGTTACCGGAAAACTCACAGAAGTTGGGTACTGCTATCAGAACGCAGAAATTTCGTGGGCGGATGAGAGCAAGGCCAGCATAGCAATTAAAAATAAAAACTTCTTTACCAATCTCAATCGCTTTGATGGGAAATGGGAGCTCCTCAAAAACGGAAAACCTTATAAATCCGGCGAGCTTGAACTGCCGAAAATTCCTCCGCAGCAAACAGGCGAAATGAAAACTCCAGTGGATGCAGCAAACCTCAGCAAGAAAGAAGAATGGCTTCTCAATGTGTATATTGCCCTGCATGAAGATAAGCTATGGGCTGATAAAGGCTGGCCAATTGTAAAAGAACAGCTCAGCATAACAGGCTTCAGACCTGAGATGAGAGAACCGGAGCAAAGCGGCGGATGGGAAGTTTTGCAAGCCGGAAGCGATAAGGTTTTCAAGTGCAGCAATGCTGAGATCACCCTTAACAAAAGCGGGATTTTTGAAAATTACAGGGTAAACGGCAAGCTGATTCTAAAGCGGGGGCCAAAAGAAGATCTCTGGCGCGCTCCCACAGACAACGACGGGGGTTACGCAAAATCACAGAGAAGCAATAAAAAATACAGCGCAAAATGGCAGAAGGCAGGCCTTGATAATATAGAATGGAGGTTGAATAATTCAGAAATTACACGCTCTAAAGATGGCTTAAAGGTTATAGTAAGCAGGCTGGGGAAATGCAAAGGCGGCATTATTCATTCAAAAATTACTGCCTCGCTTATGGCTGGCGGATTGATAGATTTTCAGTTTGACATAAGAGCCTCAGGCGACTATATTTCCAAACTGCCCTCTCTGCCGAAAATAGGCACAGAATGCATCGCAGCGGAAGGTTTTGAGAATTTTAAGTGGTTTGGCCGCGGGCCGCAGCATAACTACTCCGATAGAAACAACGGAACTCTCGCAAGGGTTTACTCCGGCACGGTGGATGAGCAGTTCGTTTCATTCCCCGTACCTCAGGAGAACGGCAATAAAACGGGGGTCCGCTGGGCGAGCCTTATTGATGGCAGCGGCTTTGGCGTAAAGATTATCGGCAAGCAGATGCTTGAAACCAGCGTAGCTCATTACAGCGATATGAATCTCTCCAAAGCCTACCATACATACGAGCTCAAACGCGAGCCCGAAGTGTTTTGGGATATTGATTTAAAGCAATGCGGCCTTGGGAATGCCAGCTGCGGGAATTTTCCGGCTTTGCCTCAGTATAGGGTGAAGCCCGGGGAGTATTCATTTGGTTATAGGATTGAGCCTTTGGGTATTTAAGTTTAAGATGCCAAATAAGTTTTGTATAAAAAGGAGACTGTTTTGAAAAGAAGAACGTTTTTGAGGAATCTGGGATTTCAGGCGGCAGCCCTTACATTCGGGGCAGGCCTCGCCATCGGGGCTGAGAAGAAAAAGCCGAATTTCGTTTTCTTCATCACAGACGACATCTCACCGCACGATTTAGGCTTCTACGGCAATCAGCACGTTAAAACGCCGAATCTCGACAGAGCGGCAAAGCAGAGCCTCGTGTTTGATAATGCGTATCTTACGATAAGCTCCTGCTCGCCGAGCAGGTGTTCGATTATTACCGGCCGCTATCCGCACAACACCGGCGCCCCTGAGCTGCACACACCACTGCCAAAGCAGCAGCATACGTTTATGCAGGAATTCCACAACGCCGGCTACTACACAGCCCTTGCAGGCAAAAATCACATGGGCAGAAAGGAATCGCTCGGCTTTGATCTTGTGGTTGATTCCCGCCCCTCCGGCTCTGAGAAGTGGATGGATGTGCTCAAGGGAAGGCCGAAGGATAAGCCTTTCTTTATGTGGTTCGCATCGCACGATGCCCACAGGGCTTGGCAGATAAATGATAAGGCGCCGAAGTATGAGCGGGAAGATGTGAATATCCCGCCGATGATGTACGATGGGCCTGCGGCAAGGGGTAATCTTGCCGGCTACTACCACGAGGTTAGCCGTACAGATCATTATGCGGGAAAGGTGCTTGAAGAGCTGAAAAGGCAGGGCGAACTTGAGAATACGTACTTTATCTACACAGCAGATAACGGCCGGCCGTTCATTCGCTGCAAGAATTATATGTATGACAGCGGGATTAAAACGCCGCTGCTGATAAAAGGCCCTGGCGTTAAGCAGGGAAGGACAGATTCGCTGGTAAGCTCTGTTGACTATGCGGCAACCTTCCTCGAACTTGCCGGATTGAAAAAGCCGGAAACTGTGCAGGGAGTGAGCTTTGCTCGAACGCTCAGCAACCATCAGCACCAGAGCAGGGATGTTGCATTTGCCGAGAGGAACTGGCACGTATATAAACTTCACGAACGGATGGTTCGCACGGGAGACTGGCTCTACATCTGGAACGCATACCCGGGAGAATACAACGTATGCGGGGAGAGCGCCAGCTACGGTTTTGATGATGTGAAGGAATTCTGGAAGGCGGCCGAAGAGGGCAAGCTCACTGTAAATCAAATGAAGGTTACAAAGAAGGAACAGCCCGAAGAGCAGCTTTTCAACGTCCGTGAAGACCCGCACCAGTTCTGCGACCGCTCCAAAGACCCTGCCTGCAAAGAGATTATGAATAAGATGCGAAGCCTGCTGGATAGATGGAAAAAGCAGACCGGCGACAGCGTGCCGAAAAACCCCACTCCGGACAGAGGCACTCTTCACCACAATGGTAAAATGGGCAAAAGAGGGGATTTTCCCGGGGCGGCAAACAACGCCACTGAGATAAATCATCCCGGCCCAATAAAGCTTTAGCATCAGCGCATAAGAAAGGCCGGCTATACAAACCGGCCTTTTAAATTCATATTGCTGAGGTCAGCTTATTTGCATTCAGCAGCTTTGCCTGAGCAGCCGAGAACTTCAAGCTTATGGAGAACCATATTCTCGATAGCATCACGGCCTGGTCCGAGGTATTTACGCGGATCGAATTCGCTTGGGTTTGTTGCGAAAACTTCACGAATCTTCGCTGTAAGAGCCATACGGAGGTCTGTATCGATATTAACCTTGCAGATAGCCATCTTTGAAGCCTCTGTAATAGCTTCCTCCGGCACACCCATAGCGTCCGGCATATCGCCGCCGTATTTATTGATCAGATCCTTGAATTCCGGGAGCACTGAGCTTGAACCGTGCATAACCAGCGGGAATTCCGGAATCTTCTCTGAGATCTTCTCGATCACGTCGTATGCGAGCTTTGGAGCTTCCTTAAACTTGTAAGCGCCGTGGCTTGTTCCGCAGGCGATAGCGAGCGAGTCAACGCCGGTTTTCTCTACAAATTCAACAGCCTGATCGGGATCAGTAAGGTGTTTCATTACGTCATCAGAAGAAACGCCTACAACATCCTCTTCAATGCCTCCGAGCTGCCCGAGCTCTGCCTCTACTACTACGCCGTGGTCGTGAGCGTATTCAACAACCTTCTTTGTAATCGCGATATTTTCTTCGAGTTCGTGGTGAGACCCGTCAATCATTACTGATGTGAAGCCGTCATCAACACACTGCTTGCAGGTTTCGAAGCTGTCGCCGTGGTCGAGGTGCATGGCAATCGGGATATCAGGATTCTGCTCCACTGCCACATCAATAATCGCCTTGAGGTAATTCATATCCGCATACTTCCTTGCACCTTTGGATACCTGAAGTATCAGCGGAGACTTGGTTTTAGCGATTGCATTAACAATACCCTGAGTGATCTCCATGTTGTTCACGTTGAAAGCACCAATCGCATAGCCGCCCTTATATGCGGCATCGAACATCTTTTTGGTTGTTACAAGAGGCATTACACGCTCCTTTATCTTAAAAGATTCTTAAATTTATCAATTGCGTTAAAAAAGCGCAGACTCCCTGCGCTCAAACAAAGGAGATATGTTATTCAATCGGGGTTTATTGTCAAGCAGGCAATATTTTGGACTCTTGCAAATATTTATTTTCGTGCTGGGCAAGTTATTACATCGCAATTATTCAGCCTGCTTATTTTTTATGCCGGCAGCGAGGTCTCTGAATGTGCCTATAAGCAAAACTGCAAGCAGAATTACAGCAGAAGAGTTCCTCAGCCATGCCGGGGGCATAGCCATTGCTGCCTCTGCCACATTCATACCCACCTCAAAGGTGAAGTAGTCTAAAATGATGCCCGCAGCAAGCGCACAAACCACCACTGAACCGAAATACAGCAGAGCGCACCGGCCTCCAAAATGCTTCCAGAGCACGGCATAAGATGCGGCGTTGGTTGCAGGGCCTGTCATCAAAAATACAAGCGCCGCTCCGGGTGAAAGCCCTTTCATTATCAGAGCCGCCGCAATCGGCACAGAAGCCGAGGAGCATACGTAAATCGGAATACCCAGAACAACCATCAATGCAAGAGTCCAAAAGCCGGGCTGAATCTGCTCAACAAAGAAATCATCGGGCACAATAACTGTAATCAGGGCAGCTATTATAAGCCCTATAAGCATAGCCCTGCCTGTTTTTAGGGGCAGATGCGCAAAGCCGAACGAGAAAGTTTCCTTCAGCACCCCTCCGGCCCCAAGCCTTTTGAGCTGCTGACTGTAAGTTTCGGTGTTTTCATTCTTGCTTTTATCTTGCTGCTGCGCAGGCTGCTGGTCTGCGGAAGTGGCAAGTTCCTTATCGAATATGCTCACTGCCATCCCCCCGAAAATACCGGAGATGAAGGCTGCAACCGGACGCACAATTGCGAATACAGGGCCTAAAAGCGAATATGTAACTGCAACGCTGTCTATCCCCGTCTGGGGGGTAGATATAAGAAACGAAACCGCAGACCCCTTGCCCGCTCCTGCCTCCTTGAGCGAAAGCGTTACCGGCATAACTCCGCACGAACAAAGCGGCAGCGGCACCCCGAACAGGGAAGCCTTAAACACAGCCGGCAAACTCCCTCCGCCCAAATGCCTTCTAACGAATGAAGCAGATAGAAAAACAGACACAAGACCTGCTATAAAAAAACCAAGGATAAGATATGGCGACATTTCACCAAGAATATCCCAGAAATCTTTCAAAAATGTTTTCAAAAAGCCCATAGATGCACCTCTTTCGTTTTTTTGAGATTAAAACTTTAAACTTTTTTCGAGGAGTTAGTACGTAAATGAGTTTTGTTTGTGCATTTTTATCTA
This window of the Sedimentisphaera salicampi genome carries:
- the hcp gene encoding hydroxylamine reductase translates to MFCYQCQEALGNKGCNRNGMCGKKGPTADMQDLLIYTVKGVSVAAEKAGRYDEEVVDFVRKALFTTVTNVSFDDERILETVKKGLALRDRIISEAGLDCGSSDVLTWNCGSEDEFRDKADKVGVLNTENEDVRSLRELLTYGVKGIAAYADHAAVLGYSDPAVNEFMIKALAATTKDISADELTSMVLAAGNNAVSVMALLDKAHTETYGSPEISEVNLGVGQRPGILISGHDMKDMQELLEQTENTGVDVYTHGEMLPANYYPAFKKFDHFIGNYGNSWWAQDSEFEAFNGPILMTTNCLVPPKDSYKDKVFTTSVVAFPGMKHIPDRPEGGSKDFSKIIEMAKQCGPPKELETGKLVGGFAHNQVMQLADKVVDAVKSGAVRKFVVMAGCDGRHDTRNYYTEFAKQLPSDTIILTAGCAKYRYNKLDLGDIGGIPRVLDAGQCNDSYSLALIALKLKEVFELEDINDLPIVYNVAWYEQKAVTVLLALLALGVKNIHLGPTLPAFLSENVANVLVEKFDISPISTVEEDMKKLVG
- a CDS encoding sulfatase; its protein translation is MKRRTFLRNLGFQAAALTFGAGLAIGAEKKKPNFVFFITDDISPHDLGFYGNQHVKTPNLDRAAKQSLVFDNAYLTISSCSPSRCSIITGRYPHNTGAPELHTPLPKQQHTFMQEFHNAGYYTALAGKNHMGRKESLGFDLVVDSRPSGSEKWMDVLKGRPKDKPFFMWFASHDAHRAWQINDKAPKYEREDVNIPPMMYDGPAARGNLAGYYHEVSRTDHYAGKVLEELKRQGELENTYFIYTADNGRPFIRCKNYMYDSGIKTPLLIKGPGVKQGRTDSLVSSVDYAATFLELAGLKKPETVQGVSFARTLSNHQHQSRDVAFAERNWHVYKLHERMVRTGDWLYIWNAYPGEYNVCGESASYGFDDVKEFWKAAEEGKLTVNQMKVTKKEQPEEQLFNVREDPHQFCDRSKDPACKEIMNKMRSLLDRWKKQTGDSVPKNPTPDRGTLHHNGKMGKRGDFPGAANNATEINHPGPIKL
- a CDS encoding RrF2 family transcriptional regulator, which encodes MDVIRRNTDYALRIMVNLASNYMKGSKTSRQLSQEEEVSGQLTSKLLQTLKRAGFVKSTMGAKGGFELAKPPSEIAMLEVVAAVQGQITLNRCVLGKDKCPRQGSCPMTAKLNSLQQTIEASLRDVSMEDLAELVIEN
- a CDS encoding SO_0444 family Cu/Zn efflux transporter, with the translated sequence MGFLKTFLKDFWDILGEMSPYLILGFFIAGLVSVFLSASFVRRHLGGGSLPAVFKASLFGVPLPLCSCGVMPVTLSLKEAGAGKGSAVSFLISTPQTGIDSVAVTYSLLGPVFAIVRPVAAFISGIFGGMAVSIFDKELATSADQQPAQQQDKSKNENTETYSQQLKRLGAGGVLKETFSFGFAHLPLKTGRAMLIGLIIAALITVIVPDDFFVEQIQPGFWTLALMVVLGIPIYVCSSASVPIAAALIMKGLSPGAALVFLMTGPATNAASYAVLWKHFGGRCALLYFGSVVVCALAAGIILDYFTFEVGMNVAEAAMAMPPAWLRNSSAVILLAVLLIGTFRDLAAGIKNKQAE
- the fba gene encoding class II fructose-1,6-bisphosphate aldolase, with the translated sequence MPLVTTKKMFDAAYKGGYAIGAFNVNNMEITQGIVNAIAKTKSPLILQVSKGARKYADMNYLKAIIDVAVEQNPDIPIAMHLDHGDSFETCKQCVDDGFTSVMIDGSHHELEENIAITKKVVEYAHDHGVVVEAELGQLGGIEEDVVGVSSDDVMKHLTDPDQAVEFVEKTGVDSLAIACGTSHGAYKFKEAPKLAYDVIEKISEKIPEFPLVMHGSSSVLPEFKDLINKYGGDMPDAMGVPEEAITEASKMAICKVNIDTDLRMALTAKIREVFATNPSEFDPRKYLGPGRDAIENMVLHKLEVLGCSGKAAECK
- a CDS encoding cupin domain-containing protein, which encodes MIITKTKDTPLTENPHNVKAQKLYDKTTAQIIQLTLEEGESLRKHITPVDVAFYVLEGNGLVEIGEESFQTEKDDLIESPKNIPHRWINNTEGKLRILVIKAPAPTSATRIL
- a CDS encoding glycoside hydrolase family 2 TIM barrel-domain containing protein, with protein sequence MRKANFIVLSLIFVSASLGSQLWENPQITQINREPARAFSYQYEDIDSASSLESSKAVKKSLNGSWKFKWTKLPEQSPKRFYSQGYDVSGWDDIEVPSNWQMKGWGNPIYRNNRYLSFDSEAFPAVETPYGNPTGCYRRTFTIPQSWQGRQIFVHFDGVESAFELWINGEFAGYSQDSKLPAEFNLTEHIKDGENTIALRVFRWCDGSWLEDQDGFNLSGIYRDVWLFSMPETAVWDYFASAKLDKNHKDAEFSIEAKVRNFSDESIKGLVVECRIAGKTLREEVPVISGLDSRKVVLAAPIENPDKWTAESPNLYPLTVALNKNGKTIQTASTEFGFREIEIKGEVFLVNGRPVKLKGVNRVEHDPVNGHYITEERLKRELSLMKKYNINCVRTAHFPSNSEFYSLCNRYGLYVIDEANVESFGHGIVTSPVWKNAHEKRMRRMIQRDKNHPSVINWSVGNEASNGPNMTAMHYIAKQMDSTRHTSYHFNTEPKVYDIIAGGNENGGRGRYYDNKTFRQIGEADMGKPYIRTEGAHGMGNAMGGLKETVKIMEQYPGIAGFCIWDWVDQAILTETEDGRKYYGFGGDFGEVQHSANFCLNGIVLADLSVTGKLTEVGYCYQNAEISWADESKASIAIKNKNFFTNLNRFDGKWELLKNGKPYKSGELELPKIPPQQTGEMKTPVDAANLSKKEEWLLNVYIALHEDKLWADKGWPIVKEQLSITGFRPEMREPEQSGGWEVLQAGSDKVFKCSNAEITLNKSGIFENYRVNGKLILKRGPKEDLWRAPTDNDGGYAKSQRSNKKYSAKWQKAGLDNIEWRLNNSEITRSKDGLKVIVSRLGKCKGGIIHSKITASLMAGGLIDFQFDIRASGDYISKLPSLPKIGTECIAAEGFENFKWFGRGPQHNYSDRNNGTLARVYSGTVDEQFVSFPVPQENGNKTGVRWASLIDGSGFGVKIIGKQMLETSVAHYSDMNLSKAYHTYELKREPEVFWDIDLKQCGLGNASCGNFPALPQYRVKPGEYSFGYRIEPLGI